From a region of the Chitinophaga caseinilytica genome:
- a CDS encoding efflux RND transporter periplasmic adaptor subunit, with protein MLKKKWWLIATLLFVCALIGFFMFGKKAEGPGARATVKKDMFRDIVASPGELMAENTVYIQGPPLQANQIYEDVKIQDMVAEGITVKEGDYIATLDPAVVNKKISDVSMELDRANTTLSQTALDTTLQLRESRDAITNQVFGLEQKQIALQLSKFEPPATIRQAELDLDKARRDLQQLEEKHKIKERQSIAKMEQAQRDVARHQKNLANLEELKSKFTIKAPKNGLLVYVNDWSQGGKKKSGSSIRSWDPNLAMLPDLSSMLSKTYINEVDISKIKKGQKVTMGLDAFPEVKLSGIVSSVANIGENRPGSNAKVFEVMIKLEKVDSILKPGMTTSNNILINEVPGKLTIPLESVFSEKSKSYVYLRKGNVIEKREVALGKSNDEVVIVEKGLAAGDEIFMSEPASAKENAIVPIK; from the coding sequence ATGCTAAAAAAGAAATGGTGGCTGATTGCTACCCTCCTGTTTGTTTGTGCCTTGATAGGCTTTTTCATGTTCGGGAAGAAGGCGGAAGGCCCCGGCGCCCGCGCTACCGTGAAAAAAGATATGTTCCGCGACATCGTGGCCAGCCCCGGCGAGCTCATGGCGGAAAACACCGTTTACATCCAGGGCCCTCCGCTCCAGGCCAACCAGATCTATGAAGACGTCAAGATCCAGGACATGGTAGCGGAAGGCATCACCGTGAAGGAAGGCGATTACATTGCCACCCTCGACCCCGCCGTGGTCAATAAAAAAATCAGCGACGTGAGCATGGAGCTCGACCGCGCCAATACCACCCTGTCCCAAACCGCGCTCGACACCACGCTCCAGCTCCGCGAATCGCGCGATGCCATCACCAACCAGGTGTTTGGCCTGGAACAGAAACAGATCGCCCTGCAGCTGAGCAAATTCGAACCGCCCGCCACCATCCGCCAGGCGGAGCTCGACCTCGACAAAGCCCGCCGCGACCTCCAGCAACTCGAAGAAAAGCACAAGATCAAGGAACGGCAAAGCATCGCCAAAATGGAACAGGCCCAGCGCGATGTGGCCCGCCATCAAAAGAACCTCGCCAACCTCGAGGAACTGAAAAGCAAATTCACCATCAAAGCCCCGAAAAACGGACTGCTGGTATATGTGAACGACTGGTCGCAGGGCGGGAAGAAAAAATCCGGCTCCTCCATCCGCAGCTGGGACCCCAACCTCGCCATGCTCCCCGATCTCTCCAGCATGCTGTCCAAAACCTACATCAACGAAGTCGATATCAGCAAAATCAAAAAAGGCCAGAAAGTGACCATGGGCCTCGATGCCTTCCCGGAAGTGAAACTCTCCGGCATCGTATCCTCCGTCGCCAACATCGGCGAAAACAGGCCGGGGTCGAACGCAAAGGTGTTTGAGGTGATGATCAAACTCGAAAAAGTGGATTCGATCCTCAAACCGGGGATGACCACTTCCAACAATATCCTCATCAATGAAGTCCCGGGCAAGCTGACCATCCCGCTGGAAAGCGTTTTCAGCGAGAAATCGAAAAGCTACGTGTACCTGCGCAAAGGCAACGTCATCGAAAAGCGCGAAGTGGCCCTGGGCAAGAGCAACGACGAGGTCGTGATCGTGGAAAAAGGCCTGGCGGCGGGAGACGAGATCTTCATGTCTGAACCGGCATCCGCCAAGGAAAACGCCATCGTACCCATCAAATAA
- a CDS encoding ABC transporter permease codes for MQQLWGTRNSNNLRIALDSLVANRLRSFLTALGIIFGVGAVIAMLAIGRGAKEEIMNQMKLVGVNNIVIKPVTEKKEEEEKEGTEQKKPAGQEQKQKFSKGLSLADAHSILKMVPTVEAISAEMILEQDIIYKSKSKKLKTVGVEPSFFALNNIGLAEGKMFNEQQLARGEGVCIIGAGVKRKFFLSEDPVGKDIKIGQQWLRVIGVTDEKLISSATKENLGIRDYNMDVYIPIQTALLRYRNPAFRISENRWERDDNPPPTHQLDQLIVKVHDPEQLTESAGIISRMLKRRHSEVEDFEVTIPEQLLKQQQKTKDVFNIVLSAIAGISLLVGGIGIMNIMLASVLERTKEIGIRMALGAQKRDIVMQFLFEAVLISLCGGIIGILLGVAGAYFVDKVADIKTIISAISILLSFVLASSVGLIFGISPARKAANQNPIECLRHA; via the coding sequence ATGCAGCAATTATGGGGTACCCGTAATTCCAATAACCTGCGCATCGCGCTGGATTCCCTCGTGGCCAACCGGCTGCGATCGTTCCTCACCGCGCTGGGCATCATCTTCGGCGTGGGCGCAGTGATCGCCATGCTGGCCATCGGCCGCGGCGCCAAGGAGGAGATCATGAACCAGATGAAACTGGTCGGGGTCAACAATATCGTCATCAAGCCCGTCACCGAAAAAAAGGAAGAAGAAGAGAAGGAAGGAACGGAACAGAAAAAGCCCGCCGGACAGGAACAGAAGCAGAAGTTCTCCAAAGGCCTCAGCCTGGCCGACGCGCATTCCATCCTGAAAATGGTGCCCACCGTGGAAGCCATCAGCGCAGAGATGATCCTCGAGCAGGACATCATCTATAAAAGCAAAAGCAAAAAACTGAAAACGGTGGGCGTGGAGCCGTCGTTCTTCGCCCTCAACAATATTGGACTGGCCGAAGGGAAGATGTTCAACGAGCAGCAACTGGCCCGGGGAGAAGGCGTGTGCATCATCGGCGCCGGCGTGAAACGGAAGTTCTTTTTGTCGGAAGACCCGGTGGGCAAAGACATCAAGATCGGCCAGCAATGGCTCCGCGTGATCGGGGTGACCGACGAAAAGCTTATCAGCAGCGCCACGAAAGAAAATCTCGGCATCCGCGACTACAACATGGACGTCTATATCCCCATCCAGACGGCCCTGCTCCGCTACCGCAACCCCGCGTTCCGGATTTCGGAAAACCGCTGGGAAAGGGACGATAATCCGCCGCCGACGCACCAGCTCGACCAGCTCATCGTGAAAGTCCACGACCCGGAGCAGCTCACCGAATCGGCCGGCATCATCAGCCGGATGTTGAAACGGCGGCATTCCGAAGTGGAGGATTTCGAAGTAACGATCCCCGAACAGCTCCTGAAGCAGCAGCAGAAAACGAAAGACGTGTTCAACATCGTACTGAGCGCCATCGCGGGGATTTCGCTGCTGGTGGGCGGTATCGGCATCATGAACATCATGCTGGCGTCTGTCCTGGAGCGGACCAAAGAGATCGGTATCCGCATGGCTTTGGGCGCGCAGAAGCGGGACATCGTCATGCAATTCCTCTTCGAAGCCGTGCTCATCAGCCTTTGCGGTGGCATCATCGGGATCCTGCTCGGCGTGGCCGGTGCTTATTTCGTGGACAAGGTGGCCGACATCAAGACCATCATTTCCGCCATTTCCATCCTTTTATCCTTTGTGCTGGCGTCGTCTGTAGGGTTGATCTTCGGGATCTCCCCCGCACGGAAGGCCGCTAACCAGAACCCAATTGAATGTTTACGCCATGCTTAA
- a CDS encoding TolC family protein, with the protein MLKKLILSAVVAAALIPAARAQQSLHLKDVISLAQRNSPSFYRAQSRALNSLYAYRYFKSGQMPQLALNFNNSSSLLGETVEVLQPDGKIEYIRRKTSNTSLGLGLRQNVPWTGGSFSVRSDLSRFDVFGDLSSQNYLATPFSINYNQPSVVYNPFRWERMIAPIMYDESKRQYVEDLEVVGLDGASYFFAALNAQVQVKIYQQNVDNTDTLYKISKGRFDLGKIAENELLQIELSLLNARNTLEQSTLQKEMAYQELKRFLNMPKDADISLAMPDAVPQFEVPLDKAVAEASSNRQSVLEFRRRRLEANRDVAAAKAYSGYEFNLQAQLGQRNNDEKLRKAYSGGEVQQNLSVGVGIPIMDWGRARNRVRQAKANRDLIEIDVQQEERKFEQEVYLQTQQFNIQKRVLSSAAKADTIARLRYEITKQRYLIGKISITDLNLAQQEKDQATQSYITALRSFWNNYYTLRRLTLFDFEKNEKIRYEYDEP; encoded by the coding sequence ATGCTTAAAAAACTGATCCTTTCCGCCGTGGTGGCGGCAGCCCTCATACCTGCGGCCCGCGCGCAGCAATCGTTGCACCTCAAAGACGTTATTTCCCTGGCGCAGCGCAACTCGCCCTCGTTCTATCGCGCGCAAAGCCGCGCCCTCAACTCGCTGTATGCCTACCGGTATTTCAAATCGGGACAGATGCCGCAGCTGGCGCTGAACTTCAACAACAGCAGCAGTTTGCTCGGTGAAACGGTGGAAGTGTTGCAGCCGGACGGGAAGATAGAATACATCCGGAGGAAAACCTCCAACACCTCGCTGGGGCTCGGTTTGCGCCAGAATGTGCCCTGGACCGGGGGCTCTTTCTCCGTAAGGTCGGACCTCAGCCGGTTCGATGTGTTCGGCGACCTGTCGTCCCAAAACTACCTGGCCACGCCGTTTTCCATCAACTATAACCAGCCATCGGTGGTGTACAACCCTTTCCGCTGGGAGCGCATGATCGCACCCATCATGTACGACGAAAGCAAGCGCCAGTATGTGGAAGACCTGGAAGTGGTGGGGCTCGACGGCGCTTCGTATTTCTTCGCCGCCCTCAACGCACAGGTGCAGGTGAAAATCTATCAGCAGAATGTAGACAACACGGATACCCTGTACAAAATCTCCAAAGGCCGGTTCGACCTGGGGAAGATCGCGGAGAACGAATTGCTGCAGATCGAATTGAGTTTGCTCAATGCCCGTAACACCCTCGAGCAGTCGACCCTCCAGAAAGAAATGGCTTACCAGGAACTGAAGCGGTTCCTCAACATGCCGAAAGACGCGGATATTTCCCTGGCGATGCCCGACGCGGTGCCCCAGTTCGAAGTGCCGCTGGATAAGGCCGTGGCCGAAGCGTCGAGCAACCGGCAGAGCGTGCTGGAATTCCGGCGCCGGCGGCTGGAGGCCAACCGCGATGTGGCGGCGGCAAAAGCGTACAGCGGCTATGAGTTCAACCTGCAGGCGCAGCTTGGCCAGCGGAACAACGACGAAAAGTTGCGGAAAGCCTATTCCGGCGGCGAAGTGCAGCAGAACCTGAGCGTAGGCGTGGGTATCCCGATCATGGACTGGGGGCGCGCCCGCAACAGGGTCCGCCAGGCAAAGGCCAACCGCGACCTCATCGAGATAGACGTGCAGCAGGAAGAAAGGAAATTCGAGCAGGAAGTGTACCTCCAGACCCAGCAGTTCAACATCCAGAAACGGGTGCTGTCCAGCGCCGCGAAGGCGGATACCATCGCCCGTTTGCGGTACGAGATCACCAAGCAGCGGTACCTCATCGGTAAAATCAGCATCACCGACCTCAACCTCGCGCAGCAGGAGAAAGACCAGGCCACGCAGTCGTACATCACCGCCCTGCGCAGCTTCTGGAACAATTATTATACCCTCCGCCGCCTGACGCTTTTCGATTTCGAGAAAAACGAAAAGATCAGGTACGAATACGACGAACCATAA
- a CDS encoding RNA polymerase sigma factor produces MEEHINWEGVIAGDVPSHTALYNLYFDRLFNYGRKLTADESLIEDTIQETFVRLWADRQKLPPAAAWNGYIFRMFRNALFRHFRDAERHRLSLEELEARLPEFNADHILLARESDAATQARLRKAIGALSARQREAIFLRFYENLSYDEIAAVMDISVKASYKLMARALNEMREAMGLSLVALLFLLRPC; encoded by the coding sequence ATGGAGGAGCATATCAACTGGGAAGGAGTCATCGCCGGCGACGTACCGTCGCACACCGCGCTCTATAACCTTTATTTCGACCGACTTTTCAACTACGGCCGCAAGCTCACGGCCGACGAATCCCTCATTGAAGATACCATCCAGGAAACGTTCGTCCGCCTCTGGGCTGACCGCCAGAAGCTACCGCCCGCCGCTGCCTGGAACGGATACATCTTCCGGATGTTCCGAAACGCTCTCTTCCGCCATTTCCGAGACGCCGAGCGCCACCGCCTCAGCCTGGAAGAACTGGAAGCCCGCCTCCCCGAATTCAATGCCGACCACATCCTGCTGGCCCGCGAAAGCGATGCTGCCACGCAGGCCCGCCTTCGCAAAGCGATCGGCGCCCTCAGTGCCCGCCAGCGCGAAGCCATTTTCCTCCGCTTTTATGAAAACCTGTCCTACGACGAAATCGCCGCCGTGATGGACATCTCCGTCAAAGCGTCCTATAAACTGATGGCCCGCGCGCTCAACGAGATGCGGGAAGCCATGGGACTGTCTTTGGTGGCATTACTCTTCCTCCTGAGGCCCTGCTGA
- a CDS encoding FecR family protein, which yields MMHRSEAERNPSTVDELLADTRFQEWVLRGNPAPDVYWTAWMERHPGGKAMIDAAREVLLSIRFAEHRPDPSRKAAARESYLAGLAAAMERERRARVVRMFRSAAAAAAVLLVVSAGWYAWRNLRAEEYATAYGEIRRLTLPDHTEVVLQANSRLRVAGKWRYDGDRKVQLDGEAWFKVPPIAQHGNPAPPFTVSAGHASITVLGTTFNVRHRRQALEVVLVDGKVRVDAGEKSRVLTPGEKVRFVKGQQVMSVTQADTAAVAARAKGQLVLHRTTAEEVLHYLEDNYGYTVRQVDSSLLKKELEGEFVQGKPEDILFLLSQLLDADITVDGKNLDLKKR from the coding sequence ATGATGCATCGATCCGAAGCAGAAAGGAACCCGTCTACCGTAGACGAACTGTTGGCCGACACGCGATTCCAGGAATGGGTGTTGCGCGGAAACCCCGCGCCCGACGTGTACTGGACGGCCTGGATGGAGCGCCATCCCGGCGGGAAAGCCATGATCGATGCGGCCCGGGAAGTGCTCCTGTCCATCCGTTTCGCTGAGCACCGCCCCGATCCTTCAAGGAAAGCCGCGGCCCGGGAATCGTACCTGGCCGGATTGGCGGCTGCCATGGAACGGGAGCGCAGGGCCCGCGTGGTACGGATGTTCCGTAGCGCGGCGGCTGCGGCGGCCGTGCTGCTGGTGGTGAGCGCGGGATGGTATGCCTGGCGCAACCTCAGGGCCGAAGAGTACGCTACCGCCTACGGTGAGATCCGCCGGCTGACATTGCCCGATCATACGGAAGTGGTGCTGCAGGCCAATTCCAGGCTTCGCGTTGCCGGAAAGTGGCGGTACGATGGCGACAGGAAGGTACAGCTGGACGGGGAGGCCTGGTTCAAGGTGCCGCCCATCGCGCAGCACGGCAACCCCGCGCCGCCGTTCACCGTTTCCGCCGGCCATGCTTCCATCACCGTGCTGGGCACAACTTTTAACGTACGCCACCGCAGGCAGGCGCTGGAAGTGGTGCTGGTAGACGGAAAGGTACGGGTAGATGCAGGCGAAAAAAGCCGGGTACTCACGCCGGGAGAAAAAGTCCGCTTCGTGAAAGGGCAGCAAGTCATGAGCGTGACGCAGGCAGATACCGCCGCCGTTGCCGCCAGGGCGAAAGGCCAGCTGGTACTGCATCGCACCACGGCGGAAGAAGTGCTGCATTACCTGGAAGATAATTATGGCTATACGGTACGCCAGGTAGACAGCTCGCTGCTGAAAAAGGAACTGGAAGGTGAATTCGTACAGGGCAAACCGGAAGACATCCTCTTCCTGCTATCCCAACTCCTCGACGCGGATATTACCGTCGACGGCAAAAACCTGGACTTGAAGAAAAGATAA
- a CDS encoding SusC/RagA family TonB-linked outer membrane protein: MMHMRDKIRLTMLSLFVLISQFAVAQQQRSQPLSGILKEVGKTYNVRFAYEFSILENKSSNFDLAAHKQLPLDELLKQLLYPQKLVFIYVKRGHYAIVPDNRRETTPPADKSQPAAPASYDMSGTVTGDGGTPVVGATISVPGTTLGAVTDDDGQFRLRLPMPAAKLRVSCLGYLPQDVLPGYRDRIAIVLQSNVKMLEQVEVSTGYQTLPKDRQTGAFGQLTAKDLQQKPVPNIIDRLEGMVSGVLVDVRNTDAMLSSSGSSRIGMSIRGRNTISNPSTSPLVVIDGFSTELDLRAINPDDIERITFLKDAAAASIWGVRAANGVVVIETKKGSYHKAPSVNLSTVLSVAGRPRLAYRPILNSTEYLDFEQEMIDKKQLTDPLSQRNPFMISEGMEIMFQQLRGKITPAEKEAALAQLRARDYSDQYQKYFLQNPANQQYNLSVSGGENAIRYFLSSSYAKELPIAKGNSADRWTVNLQTTAKFLKRFTLTAGLNAASVKQENNGYGLSPLTPGTSTVLPYARFVDANGQPVWESRAFYYSKLDELESKGYLPWRFSYLDEMANMDNVTRDYTYRFNGALDIDLIKGLKATIMGMQEKGFVKTRNYYNEASYTVRNTINNATSIQTGTGKLVYGIPKGAILNQQDNELSHYNLRGQLTLNRTFGTKHRVDAVAGSEIRQYLMTTFSDRKYGYNDQDLTFQAVNYDLEYFTAVYNNRTKVAVPSTLTYDRNRYLSYYGNASYTYIGKYTLSGSARLDDSNLFGASRKYRSTPLWSAGMAWRISEEAWMKTNWLDKLQLRATYGLNGNVDRSTSPYLIANVLRDNINDLSYATIRNPENPYLRWEKTATLNIGTDFAMWDGKFGGSVDVYFKKNTDLLGPATLNPTLGFGTATINTAAMKGRGVDVTLFGTLIAQRNWGWNTMLTFAWNKNEVTSADRQLDNVTYYLSGQAIKGKPMNYLYSYRYGGLDNEGQPLIYDDKNTLVNTTVTVTNPAALVYSGVTVPPYFGGWTNTFHWKGLELSALITYKLGHVFRRASAGNYSNYISQKILHADVSERWKQPGDEQLTDVPGIPVFNGRSNPARYLSSDKLIESGSHARLREVTLSYNVPVPAYVRNVLRTLQVSVQGRNLALWTKNKQGIDPDFIPSDNATVLPPAKSFIFSLRAGF; this comes from the coding sequence ATGATGCACATGAGGGACAAGATCCGTCTGACGATGCTGAGTTTATTCGTATTGATCAGTCAGTTCGCCGTTGCGCAGCAGCAACGCAGCCAGCCATTGAGCGGCATTTTGAAGGAAGTGGGGAAAACGTACAACGTCCGCTTCGCCTATGAGTTTTCCATCCTGGAGAACAAGTCCAGCAATTTCGACCTCGCGGCGCATAAGCAATTGCCGCTGGACGAATTGCTGAAGCAGCTCCTGTATCCGCAGAAACTGGTTTTTATTTACGTGAAACGTGGGCATTACGCAATCGTGCCCGACAATCGCCGGGAAACGACCCCTCCGGCCGACAAATCCCAGCCGGCAGCGCCGGCGTCTTATGACATGAGCGGAACGGTTACGGGCGATGGCGGAACTCCGGTGGTAGGCGCTACCATCAGCGTTCCGGGCACCACGCTCGGCGCGGTGACGGACGACGACGGCCAGTTCCGGCTCCGCCTGCCCATGCCCGCGGCGAAGCTCCGCGTTTCCTGCCTGGGTTACCTGCCGCAGGACGTGCTTCCCGGCTACCGCGACCGCATCGCCATCGTTCTGCAAAGCAATGTGAAGATGCTGGAACAGGTGGAAGTGTCGACCGGTTACCAAACCCTTCCGAAAGACCGGCAAACCGGGGCTTTCGGGCAACTGACGGCCAAAGACCTCCAGCAGAAGCCCGTCCCGAACATCATCGACCGCCTGGAAGGCATGGTGAGCGGCGTTTTGGTGGATGTGCGGAACACAGACGCCATGCTGTCATCCTCCGGCAGCTCGCGCATCGGGATGAGCATCCGCGGGCGCAATACCATCAGCAATCCCAGCACATCGCCGCTGGTCGTGATCGATGGGTTTTCCACCGAACTGGACCTCCGCGCGATCAACCCCGACGACATTGAACGGATCACTTTCCTGAAAGACGCCGCGGCAGCGTCTATCTGGGGCGTTCGCGCGGCCAACGGCGTGGTGGTGATCGAAACCAAGAAGGGAAGCTATCATAAAGCGCCCAGCGTCAACCTGTCTACCGTATTGTCTGTCGCCGGCCGGCCGCGGCTTGCCTATCGCCCGATCCTGAATTCCACCGAATATCTCGATTTCGAGCAGGAAATGATCGATAAGAAACAGTTGACCGATCCCCTCAGCCAGCGGAACCCTTTCATGATCAGCGAAGGCATGGAAATCATGTTCCAGCAGCTGCGCGGAAAGATCACGCCGGCGGAAAAGGAAGCCGCGCTCGCACAACTCCGCGCCCGCGACTACAGCGATCAGTATCAAAAATATTTCCTGCAGAACCCCGCCAACCAGCAGTATAACCTGTCGGTTTCCGGCGGTGAAAACGCCATCCGGTATTTTCTGTCCAGCTCCTACGCGAAAGAATTGCCTATCGCCAAAGGGAACTCGGCAGACCGGTGGACCGTCAACCTCCAGACTACCGCCAAATTCCTGAAACGCTTTACGCTCACGGCCGGGCTCAATGCGGCCAGCGTGAAACAGGAGAATAACGGGTACGGACTGTCGCCCTTGACGCCGGGGACCAGTACGGTATTGCCGTACGCGCGGTTCGTGGATGCAAACGGCCAGCCGGTGTGGGAATCGCGCGCATTCTATTATTCGAAGCTCGACGAGCTGGAATCGAAGGGTTATCTGCCCTGGCGGTTCTCTTATCTCGATGAAATGGCGAATATGGACAACGTGACCAGGGATTATACCTATCGTTTCAATGGCGCGCTCGACATCGACCTGATCAAGGGGCTCAAGGCCACGATCATGGGGATGCAGGAAAAGGGGTTCGTGAAGACGCGGAATTACTATAACGAAGCGTCGTACACCGTCCGCAACACGATTAATAACGCCACTTCCATCCAGACCGGAACGGGCAAGCTCGTGTACGGCATCCCGAAGGGCGCGATCCTCAATCAGCAGGACAATGAGCTGAGCCACTACAACCTCCGCGGCCAGCTGACCCTCAACCGCACGTTCGGCACCAAACACAGGGTAGACGCGGTAGCGGGTTCGGAAATCCGCCAGTATCTCATGACCACTTTCTCCGACAGGAAATATGGTTACAATGACCAGGACCTCACGTTCCAGGCGGTGAATTACGACCTGGAATACTTCACGGCCGTATACAACAACCGCACGAAGGTGGCCGTTCCATCTACATTGACGTATGACCGTAACCGTTATTTGTCGTATTACGGGAACGCCAGCTACACATATATTGGGAAGTATACCTTGTCGGGAAGCGCGCGGCTCGACGATTCCAATCTTTTCGGCGCCAGCAGGAAATACCGCTCCACGCCGCTCTGGTCGGCAGGTATGGCCTGGAGGATCAGCGAGGAAGCCTGGATGAAAACCAACTGGCTCGACAAGCTCCAGCTCCGCGCCACATACGGCCTCAACGGCAACGTAGACCGCAGCACGAGCCCGTACCTCATCGCCAATGTGCTCCGCGATAACATCAACGATCTTTCCTACGCCACGATCCGCAATCCGGAAAACCCGTACCTCCGCTGGGAAAAAACCGCAACACTGAACATCGGTACCGATTTCGCGATGTGGGACGGGAAGTTCGGTGGATCGGTAGACGTGTATTTCAAGAAGAATACCGACCTCCTCGGGCCCGCCACACTGAACCCCACATTGGGTTTCGGAACGGCGACCATCAATACCGCCGCCATGAAAGGCCGCGGGGTGGACGTGACGCTGTTCGGCACGCTGATCGCGCAGCGGAACTGGGGATGGAACACGATGCTGACATTTGCGTGGAACAAAAACGAAGTGACGTCAGCCGACCGCCAGCTCGATAACGTGACGTATTACCTCAGCGGCCAGGCCATCAAGGGAAAGCCGATGAACTACCTGTACAGCTATCGTTACGGTGGATTGGACAACGAAGGCCAGCCGCTGATCTACGACGACAAAAATACGCTCGTGAACACGACGGTGACGGTGACCAATCCTGCAGCGCTGGTGTACAGCGGCGTAACGGTGCCGCCGTATTTCGGTGGATGGACAAATACCTTCCATTGGAAAGGCCTCGAGCTTTCGGCGCTCATCACGTATAAGCTGGGCCACGTTTTCCGTCGGGCTTCGGCGGGGAACTACAGTAACTATATCTCGCAGAAAATCCTTCATGCCGACGTGTCCGAACGCTGGAAGCAACCCGGCGACGAGCAGTTGACCGATGTTCCGGGGATTCCCGTGTTCAACGGGCGCAGCAATCCGGCACGGTACCTTTCCAGCGATAAGCTGATCGAAAGCGGCAGTCATGCCCGTTTGCGCGAGGTGACCCTCAGCTACAACGTGCCCGTTCCTGCTTATGTGAGAAACGTATTGCGGACGCTGCAGGTGAGCGTACAGGGCCGTAACCTCGCCCTGTGGACGAAGAACAAACAGGGCATCGATCCGGATTTCATTCCGTCAGACAACGCTACGGTGCTGCCGCCGGCGAAATCGTTCATCTTCTCGCTGAGAGCAGGATTCTGA
- a CDS encoding RagB/SusD family nutrient uptake outer membrane protein — protein sequence MKKIIFYISAGCMLAMGACRDYVDIKPKGVIIPQTVRDYRLLLNNVGTLSASYGTSDMGSDDYDFNTDPALQKSLGESTINIYTFQPDFYRQDVDDGEWNTLYKLIYTANVVIAGLPDATGGTQGEKDQLMGEALVHRAFGYWSLINLYAKPWNESASSSDPGVPLLLAPDLNAKLDRATVKAVYDRILADLQAASSMVAEKPAVKLYPGKAAVYAMFSRTYLMRRDYVKAGKYADSTLAIQSDVLDLNTIKSSPGTLIPRNIQNPEVILYKTAFNAYASAFYSQEFLTLLGTKDLRYQIFTGDGQTLLGIEGRIYNGEFLAFDTRDVGPRVPEMLLTQAEARAREGKTAEALTIINNLRRKRFEPADFSELTAATPAEALKIVLEERRRELFSRAMRWFDLRRLNLEPAFAKPVTHRFGDKSFTLEPNSVRYTYPIPSRIMMLSPEIKPNQR from the coding sequence ATGAAAAAGATCATCTTTTATATATCGGCGGGATGCATGTTGGCGATGGGCGCCTGCCGCGATTATGTAGACATCAAGCCGAAGGGCGTCATCATTCCCCAGACCGTCCGCGATTACCGGTTGCTGCTCAATAACGTGGGTACGCTGAGCGCGTCTTACGGTACGTCTGACATGGGTTCCGACGACTATGACTTCAACACTGACCCCGCGCTGCAAAAATCCCTCGGGGAGAGCACGATCAATATTTACACGTTCCAGCCCGATTTTTACCGGCAGGATGTGGACGACGGTGAATGGAACACCCTGTACAAACTCATCTACACCGCCAACGTCGTAATTGCCGGATTGCCGGACGCGACGGGCGGAACGCAGGGGGAGAAAGACCAGCTGATGGGCGAGGCGCTCGTGCACAGGGCGTTTGGCTACTGGAGCCTCATCAACCTGTACGCAAAACCCTGGAACGAATCGGCTTCGTCGTCCGACCCCGGTGTGCCTTTGCTGCTGGCGCCCGATCTGAACGCAAAACTCGACCGCGCCACCGTGAAAGCCGTGTACGACCGCATCCTGGCCGATCTGCAGGCCGCATCGTCCATGGTGGCGGAGAAGCCCGCGGTGAAGCTCTATCCCGGGAAGGCGGCCGTGTACGCCATGTTTTCCCGCACATACCTCATGCGCCGCGATTACGTGAAAGCCGGGAAGTATGCAGACAGTACGCTGGCCATCCAGAGCGACGTGCTCGATCTGAATACGATCAAATCGAGCCCGGGTACCCTCATCCCGAGGAACATCCAGAACCCGGAAGTGATCCTCTATAAAACCGCTTTCAACGCATATGCCAGCGCGTTTTACAGCCAGGAGTTCCTGACGCTGCTGGGCACCAAAGACCTCCGGTACCAGATTTTCACCGGCGATGGTCAAACGCTCCTCGGCATCGAGGGGCGCATCTACAACGGTGAATTCCTCGCGTTCGATACCCGCGACGTTGGCCCCCGCGTTCCCGAAATGCTGCTCACGCAAGCGGAGGCGCGCGCCCGTGAAGGCAAAACAGCCGAAGCTTTGACCATCATCAACAACCTGCGGCGCAAGCGTTTCGAGCCGGCGGATTTTTCGGAACTGACGGCGGCTACGCCGGCGGAGGCGCTGAAAATAGTGCTGGAAGAAAGGAGACGGGAACTGTTCAGTCGCGCGATGCGCTGGTTCGACCTGCGCCGCCTCAACCTGGAGCCTGCTTTCGCGAAGCCTGTGACGCACCGGTTCGGGGATAAGTCCTTCACGCTGGAACCGAACAGTGTAAGGTATACATACCCGATCCCGTCGCGGATCATGATGCTCAGTCCCGAAATCAAACCCAATCAACGATAA